A single Anatilimnocola floriformis DNA region contains:
- a CDS encoding alpha/beta hydrolase, translated as MLRSLCCLFIALFTTTIFAADEQFKLGPDSERQADVPVGKLQRYEHESKVFEGTKRYYWVYVPAQYKPEQAAAVMVFQDGNAYADVKGEFRTPIVFDNLIAKGKMPVTIGIYINPGHKGELKSESPWQANNRSFEYDTLSDQYSRFLLDEILPTVGKDYKLTDDPNQRAICGISSGGICAFTVAWERPDAFRKVLSHVGSFTNIRGGHVYHALIRKTPNKPLRIFLQDGSNDVNNEHGNWWLANLEMESALKYKKYDHKFVGGDGGHNGKHGGAILPESLEWLWRVE; from the coding sequence ATGCTTCGCTCCCTCTGCTGCCTGTTCATCGCGTTATTCACCACAACCATCTTCGCTGCCGACGAGCAGTTCAAACTCGGCCCTGATTCCGAGCGTCAAGCCGATGTGCCGGTTGGCAAGCTGCAGCGCTACGAGCACGAGAGCAAAGTCTTCGAAGGTACGAAGCGTTACTACTGGGTTTACGTTCCCGCGCAGTACAAACCCGAACAAGCCGCGGCCGTGATGGTTTTTCAAGACGGCAATGCCTACGCCGATGTGAAGGGCGAGTTCCGCACGCCGATTGTGTTCGATAATCTCATCGCGAAAGGGAAGATGCCGGTGACGATCGGCATCTACATCAATCCCGGTCATAAGGGCGAGCTGAAATCCGAGAGCCCGTGGCAGGCGAACAATCGTAGCTTTGAATACGACACGCTCAGCGATCAGTATTCGCGATTCTTGCTCGACGAAATCCTCCCCACCGTCGGCAAGGATTACAAACTGACCGACGATCCGAACCAGCGAGCGATCTGCGGCATCTCGTCGGGCGGCATTTGCGCGTTCACGGTCGCTTGGGAACGGCCCGACGCGTTTCGCAAAGTGCTAAGCCACGTCGGCAGCTTCACGAACATCCGCGGCGGCCATGTCTATCACGCATTGATCCGGAAGACGCCGAACAAACCGCTACGCATCTTCCTGCAAGATGGCTCGAACGACGTGAACAACGAACACGGCAACTGGTGGCTGGCAAACCTTGAGATGGAATCGGCGCTGAAGTACAAAAAGTACGACCACAAATTCGTCGGCGGCGACGGCGGCCACAACGGCAAACACGGCGGCGCGATTCTGCCGGAATCGCTGGAGTGGCTGTGGCGGGTGGAGTGA